From one Shewanella sp. GD04112 genomic stretch:
- a CDS encoding VTT domain-containing protein, which yields MKRLYKAIFIVFILLVLMFAAQQGLFEHVTDSNWVAHFIAAQGAYALAVLLMVGALFTAVGGPRQVIAFVFGFALGGIYGGLFSTLAALLGCVLAFYTARLTIRSSLQRRFGNRLQKFEALIIQRTWLKVLMIRLLPVGSNLLTNLFAGATHIPAGGFMFGSVLGYLPQMLIFSFAGAGIGLSDHNQLGISIGLFIISSLIGAYLYRSSLRKQVDELEN from the coding sequence ATGAAGCGACTCTATAAGGCGATTTTTATCGTCTTTATTTTGCTGGTGTTAATGTTTGCGGCCCAGCAAGGGTTATTCGAGCATGTAACCGATAGCAATTGGGTAGCACATTTTATTGCCGCTCAAGGGGCCTATGCGCTGGCGGTGTTGCTGATGGTTGGCGCCTTGTTTACCGCTGTCGGTGGGCCGAGGCAGGTGATCGCCTTTGTATTCGGCTTTGCCCTCGGTGGCATTTATGGTGGCTTATTTTCCACCTTAGCGGCATTGCTGGGTTGTGTGCTGGCGTTTTATACCGCGAGATTAACCATTCGAAGCAGTCTGCAACGACGTTTTGGCAATCGTTTACAAAAGTTTGAGGCGCTGATCATTCAGCGGACTTGGTTAAAAGTCTTAATGATCCGTCTGTTGCCTGTGGGCAGTAATCTGCTGACGAATCTCTTTGCGGGGGCGACACATATCCCCGCGGGGGGATTTATGTTTGGCAGCGTGCTGGGTTATTTACCGCAGATGCTGATTTTCAGTTTTGCGGGCGCGGGCATTGGCTTATCTGATCATAACCAACTGGGGATCAGTATCGGGCTGTTTATTATCTCGAGTCTTATCGGCGCTTACCTTTACCGTTCTAGCCTGCGTAAGCAGGTGGATGAATTGGAAAACTAA